The Alnus glutinosa chromosome 7, dhAlnGlut1.1, whole genome shotgun sequence genome includes a region encoding these proteins:
- the LOC133873505 gene encoding uncharacterized protein LOC133873505: MAEETSDTMNLDLNLGPIPEPQAGSLPTDPVNLDDWVDDPPNRLREAIRLRARQRWRRWRQVQIPSEARNISMELNQLMVNSGDLSTLQTGEGSMPAEERMNEAPKTCDNKNGILEDEKFEKNDAVEKASSNDGSFFDCNICLDLARDPVVTCCGHLFCWPCLYRWLHVHSDAQECPLCKGEVTTKSVTPIYGRGNGVREPEEDSSLKIPLRPNARRVESVRQSLQRAAFSFPVEEMIRRLGTRFDLTRDFIPPQEPEGAHEAVERTNSLLNRILTSRARREQSSVAPPDDVVDLTQSDMSSPEIRENRRLQSLLLRRTQSHRTTLSSLSTALTSAERLVEAYFRNPSIGRNQEQAQPVDDRDSFSSIAAVMNSESPVDTAMEIDSLVSLSTSSSRRRNDASRSSDVDSGDSRAPRRRRLN; the protein is encoded by the coding sequence ATGGCTGAGGAGACATCTGATACAATGAATCTTGACTTGAACCTGGGTCCTATTCCCGAGCCTCAAGCGGGATCGCTACCCACTGACCCTGTGAATTTGGATGATTGGGTTGACGATCCTCCTAATAGATTAAGGGAAGCTATTAGGCTCAGAGCACGGCAGCGGTGGAGGAGATGGCGGCAGGTTCAAATTCCATCTGAAGCTCGGAACATCTCAATGGAATTGAACCAATTGATGGTCAATTCTGGCGATCTGAGTACATTGCAGACAGGCGAGGGTAGTATGCCCGCAGAGGAAAGAATGAATGAGGCCCCGAAAACATGCGACAATAAAAATGGGATTTTGGAAGATGAGAAGTTTGAGAAAAATGATGCTGTTGAAAAGGCTAGTAGCAATGATGGGAGCTTTTTCGACTGTAATATATGTTTGGACTTGGCTAGGGACCCTGTGGTGACTTGTTGTGGCCATTTGTTTTGTTGGCCATGTCTCTACCGATGGTTGCATGTCCATTCGGATGCACAGGAATGTCCATTGTGTAAGGGAGAGGTGACGACCAAAAGTGTGACCCCAATTTATGGTCGTGGGAATGGTGTTCGTGAGCCAGAGGAGGACTCGAGTCTAAAGATCCCTCTTAGGCCAAATGCACGGCGGGTTGAGAGTGTGAGGCAAAGCCTTCAAAGAGCTGCATTTAGTTTCCCTGTGGAGGAGATGATCCGTCGCCTTGGAACTAGGTTTGATTTGACACGGGACTTTATACCACCACAGGAGCCTGAAGGGGCACACGAAGCAGTAGAAAGAACCAATTCCTTGTTGAATCGGATTTTGACCTCTCGCGCACGCAGGGAGCAAAGTTCAGTGGCTCCCCCTGATGATGTTGTGGATTTAACTCAGAGTGACATGAGTAGCCCTGAGATCAGAGAAAACCGCCGGCTGCAGTCCCTTTTACTTCGACGAACACAATCTCATAGAACAACACTTTCTTCTCTTTCGACTGCATTGACTTCTGCTGAAAGGTTAGTTGAGGCATATTTCCGTAACCCTTCTATAGGTAGAAATCAGGAGCAGGCCCAACCAGTTGACGATAGGGATTCTTTCTCAAGCATTGCTGCTGTTATGAATTCAGAAAGTCCGGTGGACACTGCTATGGAAATCGATTCCTTGGTGTCCCTCTCAACTTCGTCGTCGCGAAGAAGAAATGACGCTTCAAGGAGTTCAGATGTGGACAGTGGAGATTCTCGTGCACCTAGAAGAAGACGGCTGAATTAA